Proteins encoded within one genomic window of Sulfurovum sp. XGS-02:
- a CDS encoding DsrE family protein produces the protein MKKYIFLIVGLVGLIQAQEYKSVFDCSSDNARFVMSRMNLIERTMGMIEQNGDKADFAITLHGGCVPMVSNVYDEIVPDEDMPYIKMSQEIITRLAQKKKVKIIVCAMSLNANAIDKQEVLPFIQISKNSFIDTIGLQNRGYALMTFK, from the coding sequence ATGAAAAAGTATATATTTTTAATCGTAGGTTTAGTAGGTTTGATACAGGCACAAGAGTACAAGTCCGTTTTTGATTGTAGTTCAGATAATGCCCGGTTTGTGATGTCACGTATGAACTTGATAGAAAGAACCATGGGTATGATCGAACAAAATGGTGACAAGGCAGACTTTGCCATTACACTGCATGGAGGTTGCGTTCCTATGGTCTCAAATGTGTATGATGAAATAGTGCCTGATGAGGATATGCCTTATATAAAAATGTCACAGGAGATCATTACACGATTGGCTCAAAAGAAAAAGGTGAAGATCATTGTCTGTGCCATGTCACTGAATGCAAATGCGATTGACAAGCAAGAAGTTTTGCCTTTTATCCAAATATCCAAAAACAGTTTTATAGATACTATCGGTTTGCAAAATAGAGGGTATGCACTTATGACATTTAAATAA
- a CDS encoding alkaline phosphatase PhoX, with amino-acid sequence MAKIIISKDLIVRITAFSLAAVAAVGMAMNGCNSNSTTTEAEVSSISFAPVAISANDSEKSVMRISPSITVGYDDNTSVTYDLTYKELAKMGDTIGTGKIGRMTDINGDPILKGNDEDISDGPDGNSLISVGGKHYLVTHMEEAPGELYNTEVKVENGVFSAVDTKPVDLSVMGGTIINCASSKTIYGSHLGGEEDYSLNSIFADPNSPFYVDCALDGTGNDVGGVANSFCKYVDGMNKYLGDANIDKTNGYNGDSFSPYNYGYIVEVQPQADGSTKSAKHYVTGKYTPELATMMPDGKTVYMSDDGTAKGLWKFVSDTKITDFNADWEGTLYAAKVIQTSAQNGGEFDISWIELGHAKDSEIESIIKSKMKITDIFEISKPDVNGVCATGTKVYEDSTVECLTLKAGQETAAAFMETRKYAALKGATIEFRKEEGLTYDADKNVLYISMSEIAKSMEDNYKGLEPINDIRLASNICGAVYELALDNSYSGTSMKAVVVGQPLDVNDTYADEWSCHPDSISNPDNITYIGHNTLLISEDTTKHVNNMSWAYNTQTKTMTRIASLPIGGEVTGVDTAVVEDKGILLINTQHPFKDNPKAADGSKPNTALLEAATDDQLKATIGYFDGLPADIFE; translated from the coding sequence ATGGCAAAAATAATTATTTCAAAGGATCTTATAGTGCGTATAACAGCATTCTCTCTTGCAGCAGTTGCTGCAGTAGGTATGGCAATGAACGGTTGCAACAGCAACTCAACAACTACAGAAGCAGAAGTAAGTAGTATATCATTTGCTCCGGTAGCTATTTCAGCTAATGACAGTGAAAAATCAGTGATGAGAATTTCACCATCGATCACCGTTGGTTATGATGATAACACAAGTGTTACTTATGATCTAACATATAAAGAGTTGGCAAAGATGGGTGATACTATTGGTACAGGGAAAATCGGACGTATGACTGATATCAATGGTGATCCAATTTTAAAAGGTAATGATGAAGATATTTCAGATGGACCAGATGGAAATTCACTTATCTCAGTCGGAGGCAAACATTATTTAGTGACACATATGGAAGAGGCACCTGGAGAACTCTACAATACGGAAGTTAAAGTTGAAAATGGTGTTTTCTCAGCGGTTGATACAAAGCCGGTTGATCTTTCAGTAATGGGTGGAACGATCATTAACTGTGCATCTTCAAAAACAATCTATGGAAGTCACTTGGGTGGAGAAGAAGATTATTCTCTCAACTCCATATTTGCAGATCCGAATTCACCTTTCTATGTTGACTGTGCTTTAGATGGTACTGGAAATGATGTAGGCGGTGTAGCAAACTCTTTTTGTAAGTATGTAGACGGTATGAATAAATACTTAGGAGATGCAAATATAGATAAAACAAATGGCTATAATGGTGACAGTTTCTCTCCATACAATTATGGATATATTGTTGAAGTACAACCTCAAGCAGACGGATCTACTAAAAGTGCGAAACACTATGTCACGGGTAAATACACACCTGAGTTAGCAACAATGATGCCTGATGGTAAAACGGTTTATATGTCAGATGATGGTACAGCTAAAGGTTTGTGGAAGTTTGTTTCAGATACGAAGATCACAGATTTCAATGCAGATTGGGAGGGGACACTATATGCAGCCAAGGTAATACAAACATCTGCCCAAAATGGCGGTGAATTTGATATTTCATGGATAGAACTTGGTCATGCAAAAGACAGTGAAATTGAATCAATAATCAAATCTAAAATGAAAATAACAGATATCTTTGAAATTTCTAAACCAGATGTAAATGGAGTATGTGCTACAGGTACAAAAGTATATGAAGATTCTACAGTTGAATGTCTTACACTTAAAGCAGGCCAAGAGACAGCTGCAGCATTCATGGAAACAAGAAAGTATGCAGCACTCAAAGGTGCAACAATCGAATTTAGAAAAGAAGAAGGTCTTACCTATGATGCAGATAAAAATGTACTCTATATTTCAATGTCTGAGATAGCAAAGAGTATGGAAGATAATTATAAAGGATTAGAACCGATCAATGATATCAGACTTGCATCCAATATCTGTGGTGCTGTGTATGAGTTGGCATTAGACAACAGTTATAGCGGGACATCTATGAAAGCGGTAGTGGTTGGACAACCTTTAGATGTAAATGATACTTATGCGGATGAGTGGTCATGTCATCCAGACAGTATCTCAAATCCTGACAATATCACTTACATTGGGCACAATACACTGCTTATCAGTGAGGATACAACAAAACATGTGAACAATATGAGTTGGGCATACAATACACAAACAAAAACGATGACAAGAATCGCTTCACTTCCTATCGGTGGAGAAGTTACTGGTGTAGATACAGCTGTTGTAGAAGATAAAGGCATTTTACTTATTAATACACAACATCCATTCAAGGACAATCCAAAAGCAGCAGATGGCTCTAAGCCAAACACCGCCTTGCTAGAAGCTGCAACAGATGATCAGTTAAAAGCAACGATCGGATATTTTGATGGTCTTCCAGCAGATATCTTTGAGTAA
- a CDS encoding glutathionylspermidine synthase family protein has product MLSLQKTTPLDTDYLESLGFVWHTDRDDTSYISDKLVIISEEEAEAYYDATNTLYDMFVEAAEHVIENNLFHEIGIPFNLVEVIKASWENDVHWHLYGRFDLAGGVDGKPIKLLEFNADTPTALFETAIIQWAMLKKNALEEAHQFNALYEALIDNFKRLVTLEEDVSTFEERYDGWNFLFTSVKGNSEEENTVRLLQHIATEAGFNTEFAYIDEIEFSPDEGIFYQDKNYELWFKLIPWEEIALEESDLAMLLTNIIKNQKAIIFNPAYTLLFQCKGLLKILWDLYPNHPLLLESSFEPLEGKKQVKKPVFGREGGSVSILNEHAQNIESVEGDYENHKMVFQAYTELPLDAQGQSYQAGVFYAYEACGLGFRKGGRILDNMSKFVGHIVQQ; this is encoded by the coding sequence ATGCTGAGTTTACAGAAAACCACACCTCTAGACACAGACTATTTAGAATCGCTCGGTTTTGTCTGGCACACGGACAGAGATGACACAAGCTATATCTCTGATAAACTGGTCATTATCTCTGAAGAGGAAGCTGAGGCCTATTATGATGCGACCAACACACTTTATGACATGTTTGTAGAGGCAGCCGAACATGTTATAGAGAATAATCTCTTTCATGAGATAGGCATACCCTTTAATCTTGTAGAGGTGATCAAAGCATCATGGGAAAATGATGTACACTGGCATCTTTACGGACGTTTTGATCTAGCCGGAGGTGTGGATGGAAAACCTATCAAACTTTTGGAATTCAATGCGGATACTCCCACTGCCCTGTTTGAAACGGCCATTATTCAGTGGGCCATGCTCAAAAAGAATGCTCTTGAAGAAGCGCATCAGTTCAATGCATTGTATGAAGCACTTATAGACAACTTTAAACGTTTGGTGACCCTGGAAGAAGATGTCTCCACATTTGAAGAGCGTTATGACGGCTGGAATTTTCTCTTTACCTCTGTCAAAGGGAATTCCGAAGAGGAAAATACCGTTCGTCTTCTACAGCATATTGCCACAGAAGCGGGTTTCAACACAGAGTTTGCCTACATTGATGAGATAGAGTTCTCCCCGGATGAGGGTATCTTTTATCAAGATAAGAACTATGAACTGTGGTTCAAGCTCATTCCTTGGGAAGAGATCGCACTCGAAGAGTCAGATCTGGCGATGCTCCTTACAAATATTATCAAAAACCAAAAGGCCATCATCTTCAACCCTGCCTATACACTGCTTTTTCAATGCAAAGGGCTGCTCAAGATCCTATGGGACCTCTATCCGAACCACCCTCTTCTCCTTGAGAGTTCTTTTGAACCCTTAGAAGGGAAAAAACAGGTGAAAAAACCTGTCTTCGGCAGAGAAGGAGGCAGTGTCAGTATCTTAAATGAGCATGCACAAAATATTGAAAGTGTGGAAGGTGACTATGAGAATCACAAGATGGTCTTCCAGGCTTATACAGAGCTCCCGTTAGATGCACAGGGGCAATCCTACCAGGCAGGTGTATTCTATGCCTATGAAGCCTGTGGACTTGGCTTTAGAAAAGGGGGAAGGATCCTGGATAATATGTCTAAATTCGTAGGGCATATCGTTCAGCAGTAA
- the ftsZ gene encoding cell division protein FtsZ, whose protein sequence is MEEFEIDIVETKCHTNGAKIKAIGVGGGGGNMINHMISEGINTIDLIVANTDAQALDSSLAPYKMQLGINATRGLGAGMLPDKGREAALESFEDIKKMLEGSDIVFISAGLGGGTGTGAAPIIAQAAKEVGALTVSIVTSPFKFEGRKRTKLAKEGLEELKRESDSIIVVPNEKLLSIVEKNLGIKESFRMVDDILAQAVGGISKVILSHGENDINLDFADVKTVMSHRGLALMGAGYSTGTNAAYDAAKAAIESPLLDNISIDGAMGVLVHFDIHPDYPIMEIGEAMSIVEESADEDASVIFGTTTNENMAVDEVKITIVATGFEDKNAVPEPTVTKQKTLLNANTCDINTVRSKMVVGGYNGDNEDILDVPTFLRKQMD, encoded by the coding sequence ATGGAAGAGTTTGAAATAGATATCGTTGAAACGAAATGTCACACAAACGGGGCAAAAATCAAAGCTATCGGCGTCGGTGGCGGCGGTGGTAACATGATCAATCATATGATAAGTGAAGGGATCAACACGATCGACCTGATCGTTGCCAATACAGATGCACAAGCACTGGACAGCTCTTTGGCACCATACAAAATGCAATTGGGTATCAATGCAACAAGAGGACTGGGTGCAGGGATGCTTCCGGACAAAGGAAGAGAAGCTGCGCTTGAAAGTTTTGAGGATATCAAAAAGATGCTTGAGGGGTCTGATATCGTCTTTATCTCTGCAGGTCTTGGTGGAGGTACAGGTACAGGTGCGGCACCGATCATTGCACAGGCTGCAAAAGAAGTAGGTGCACTCACTGTTTCTATCGTCACAAGCCCTTTCAAGTTTGAAGGTAGAAAAAGAACAAAGCTTGCAAAAGAAGGTTTAGAAGAACTCAAAAGAGAGAGTGACTCGATCATTGTCGTACCGAATGAAAAACTACTTTCTATCGTTGAGAAGAACCTTGGTATCAAAGAGAGCTTTAGAATGGTAGATGATATTCTTGCTCAAGCTGTGGGTGGTATCTCTAAAGTGATTCTTTCTCACGGGGAAAATGATATCAACCTTGACTTTGCCGATGTGAAAACGGTAATGAGCCACAGAGGTCTTGCTCTCATGGGTGCAGGATACAGTACGGGAACAAATGCAGCCTATGATGCAGCAAAAGCTGCGATCGAGTCTCCACTGCTTGACAACATCTCTATCGACGGTGCGATGGGTGTACTTGTACACTTTGACATCCATCCTGACTATCCTATTATGGAAATTGGTGAAGCTATGAGTATTGTTGAAGAGAGTGCAGATGAGGATGCTTCTGTGATCTTTGGTACAACGACCAATGAAAACATGGCTGTTGACGAAGTGAAGATCACTATCGTTGCTACAGGATTTGAAGATAAAAATGCCGTACCTGAACCAACAGTGACGAAACAAAAGACACTGTTGAATGCCAATACCTGTGACATCAATACGGTAAGAAGCAAAATGGTTGTGGGTGGATACAATGGTGACAATGAAGACATCTTGGATGTACCTACTTTCCTTAGAAAGCAGATGGATTAA
- a CDS encoding UPF0323 family lipoprotein has translation MKHLKKLSTIATATGLGTLLATGITGCFSNNQQQQEEPKAQNAFVIIEETAPGRYQIKDEFPAEETRIILKQLDGTERVLTKPEMDALVAEEAAKIDNGTSNLTKEQNPQISQQGGMGLGEILLSSMAGAVIGSWIGSKLFGNQNYQNNRKAGYKSPSTYTRSQKSFDAAKKRSAKRSGFFGSKSTSSRSGGFFGG, from the coding sequence ATGAAACATTTAAAAAAACTTTCCACAATCGCAACAGCAACTGGCCTTGGTACGCTTTTGGCTACTGGAATAACAGGTTGCTTTAGCAATAACCAACAACAGCAAGAAGAGCCTAAAGCGCAAAATGCATTTGTCATTATAGAAGAGACTGCGCCTGGTAGATACCAGATCAAAGATGAGTTTCCTGCAGAAGAGACACGTATCATATTGAAGCAACTCGATGGTACAGAGCGTGTATTGACCAAGCCTGAGATGGATGCGCTTGTAGCAGAAGAGGCAGCCAAGATCGACAACGGCACTTCCAATCTTACCAAAGAACAAAATCCTCAAATCTCACAACAGGGTGGCATGGGTCTTGGAGAAATACTTCTATCCAGTATGGCTGGAGCAGTAATCGGTTCATGGATAGGTTCCAAGCTTTTTGGTAACCAAAATTACCAAAACAACAGAAAAGCAGGATATAAATCTCCCTCTACCTATACAAGAAGTCAAAAAAGTTTTGATGCAGCCAAAAAAAGAAGTGCCAAAAGAAGCGGATTTTTTGGTAGTAAAAGTACTTCAAGCCGTTCCGGCGGTTTTTTTGGTGGCTAA
- a CDS encoding YeeE/YedE thiosulfate transporter family protein, whose protein sequence is MIDHIIKMFDVVADQEHGSIVKVLLIGFAFGAIILYSRLDKFEKMAGFMIFEDTLVPRMAMTTVALSSVGFYFLVDSGYATYNIKPTMLGGLIIGGILFGIGLVILGKCPSAFLVSVSEGRLDALVGVIGGMFGGYVFTIGYPYIQKIIGPDMGRIRVPDFFTEHSLLIVIIFSGILLTIAFLLPTIEYEDPADINAKNKNK, encoded by the coding sequence ATGATTGATCATATCATTAAAATGTTCGATGTGGTAGCAGATCAAGAACACGGGTCCATAGTAAAGGTACTGCTTATAGGATTTGCTTTTGGGGCTATTATCTTATATTCACGTCTTGACAAATTTGAAAAGATGGCCGGTTTTATGATATTTGAGGATACGCTTGTTCCCAGAATGGCTATGACCACAGTAGCACTTTCAAGTGTAGGGTTTTACTTCCTTGTCGATTCAGGCTATGCAACGTATAATATCAAACCGACGATGCTGGGTGGGCTAATCATTGGTGGCATCCTCTTTGGGATAGGCTTGGTCATTTTAGGTAAATGTCCATCAGCATTTCTTGTTTCAGTTTCTGAGGGACGACTTGACGCATTGGTAGGTGTGATCGGCGGTATGTTCGGTGGTTATGTTTTTACTATTGGGTATCCCTATATACAGAAGATCATAGGACCTGATATGGGCAGGATCAGAGTACCGGATTTTTTTACAGAACATAGTCTGCTTATTGTAATCATTTTTAGTGGTATTTTACTGACCATTGCATTTTTGCTGCCGACTATAGAGTATGAAGACCCCGCTGATATAAATGCAAAAAATAAGAATAAATAA
- a CDS encoding YeeE/YedE thiosulfate transporter family protein: MPRSIPWWLGGLLMALLFYYTFSIWGADRPIGASTGMSYLANLIFDLDPEQYEYAAIIETSGAWEAVMLIGVFFGGLFMSTVVTKTFHISYIPTLWKERKNTSVPSRMVWSFIAGFLLIYGARLAGGCNAGHILSGGSQLAVSGMIFAVVALGTGMITGRFFYKKKRKKG; this comes from the coding sequence ATGCCTCGTTCAATACCCTGGTGGCTTGGTGGTCTCTTAATGGCTTTACTGTTTTATTATACGTTTTCTATCTGGGGTGCTGATCGTCCTATTGGTGCATCAACCGGAATGTCATATCTTGCTAATTTGATTTTTGATCTGGATCCAGAGCAGTATGAATATGCTGCGATCATAGAGACATCCGGTGCCTGGGAAGCTGTTATGCTTATCGGTGTATTTTTTGGCGGACTGTTTATGTCTACGGTTGTGACCAAAACATTTCATATAAGTTATATACCTACACTTTGGAAAGAAAGAAAAAACACTTCTGTTCCTTCTCGTATGGTTTGGAGCTTTATCGCCGGATTTCTTCTGATATATGGAGCGAGATTGGCTGGAGGCTGCAATGCTGGACATATACTATCTGGCGGTAGTCAATTGGCTGTCAGTGGTATGATATTTGCTGTAGTGGCATTAGGTACCGGGATGATCACCGGTAGGTTTTTTTATAAGAAAAAAAGGAAAAAAGGATGA
- the ftsA gene encoding cell division protein FtsA: protein MSDTILAIDIGSTKICAIIAEIQDSEVTIQGHGISKSQGVKKGAITNIELASKSIKKAINDAKRIAGSNITSATVSISNAYAKSLNSTGIVNIPHKDISIKEINRVMQTALYNANVPTEYDVIHVLPYNFRVDDQDFIEDPFGMNASRMEVDVNIIMTQKSNLSNLKKAVRSAGVEIDGIVLSGYASAIATMDEDEKELGVAVIDLGGQTSNLVIHTGNSIRYNDFLGVGSNHITNDLSMALHTPLQIAENVKVRHGSLIESSNEVIELPIIGDEESRNGVSLEVVHSVIFSRVEEALMILSKSLEKSALKEQIGAGIILTGGMTKLKGMRELAQAIFTGMPVRVGYPDNVNGLFDELKDPAFSTVVGLLLYKAGGHTQYEINFQQELLHSKAMFEDNLNDIRIGHTSNAEEVQAAVSHKEEKEHNQKDQEESDISFDDLSDLGHENRNPFKKLASWARQLF, encoded by the coding sequence TTGAGTGACACAATTTTAGCTATTGATATCGGTTCCACGAAAATATGCGCTATCATCGCTGAAATCCAAGACTCCGAAGTCACCATTCAAGGACATGGCATCTCTAAATCTCAAGGGGTTAAGAAAGGTGCGATCACCAATATAGAACTCGCTTCCAAATCTATCAAAAAAGCCATCAACGATGCAAAACGTATTGCAGGCAGTAACATTACTTCTGCCACGGTTTCTATCTCCAATGCCTATGCCAAGAGTCTGAACTCCACAGGTATTGTCAACATCCCGCATAAAGATATCTCCATTAAAGAGATCAATCGTGTGATGCAAACAGCCCTTTACAATGCCAATGTACCTACAGAGTATGATGTCATCCATGTATTGCCTTACAACTTTAGAGTAGATGATCAAGACTTCATAGAAGATCCCTTCGGTATGAATGCCAGTCGTATGGAAGTAGATGTCAACATCATCATGACACAAAAATCAAACCTTTCCAATCTTAAAAAAGCCGTACGCTCTGCGGGTGTTGAGATAGACGGTATTGTCTTAAGCGGTTATGCCTCTGCGATTGCGACAATGGATGAAGATGAAAAAGAACTTGGCGTTGCTGTGATAGACCTGGGTGGACAAACAAGTAATCTTGTCATACATACGGGTAACTCTATCCGATACAATGATTTCCTGGGTGTAGGTTCAAACCACATCACCAATGACCTATCCATGGCACTGCATACACCTTTACAAATAGCCGAGAATGTCAAAGTACGTCACGGGAGTCTTATAGAGAGTTCAAATGAAGTCATAGAACTCCCGATCATTGGTGATGAAGAGAGTCGTAACGGTGTCTCTTTGGAAGTGGTACATTCTGTGATCTTCTCACGTGTAGAAGAGGCTCTGATGATCCTCTCCAAGTCATTGGAAAAATCTGCCTTAAAAGAGCAGATCGGTGCCGGTATCATCTTGACCGGAGGTATGACAAAGCTTAAAGGTATGAGAGAGTTAGCACAGGCCATCTTCACCGGTATGCCTGTAAGAGTGGGGTACCCAGATAATGTCAATGGTCTTTTTGATGAACTCAAAGATCCGGCATTTTCAACGGTAGTGGGGTTACTGCTCTACAAAGCAGGCGGTCATACGCAATATGAGATAAATTTCCAGCAAGAGCTGTTACACTCAAAGGCAATGTTCGAAGATAACCTCAATGACATCAGGATAGGCCATACCTCGAATGCCGAAGAGGTACAGGCAGCCGTAAGTCACAAAGAAGAGAAAGAACACAACCAAAAAGATCAGGAAGAGTCAGATATCTCATTTGACGATCTTTCCGACCTAGGTCATGAAAATAGAAATCCGTTTAAAAAACTGGCGAGTTGGGCAAGACAGCTTTTTTAA
- a CDS encoding class I SAM-dependent methyltransferase gives MVDNTQIIELYTELAENPNKDFGWDKGLANAKAHGYKEEWIKALPHEIWQYCAAVGNPFNEADIKEGDTVLDLGCGAGVDVLVARLHVGQKGKAYGVDITPKMVELASKHVKTAGFENVEILESSFDSLDLEDESVDVVISNGAINLTSCKESVFAEIYRVLKPNGKIYFADMIDISEPSCCNVEQSLCCESSGEEDWANCVAGTLHENELIELIQKSGFKDVECTGHTHYTTAEATRGATFSATKIPADVRRENHWDSLFQSIDYMQVLWHQVHPGKSLEQIEAFAKKDDCIIDVGCGASLLVDHLIAKGYRNIYLLDAANASLEIVKDRLKDDADIPIYICSDIVNFQPTQKCKVWHDRAMFHFLLNKQDRIKYFDVLNDALLPDGMAIINTFATGGETKCAGLNTAQYDSKKIAEELPKGLSLVDTENFDHTTPKHTKQKYCCFYIKKGTVDP, from the coding sequence ATGGTAGATAACACTCAGATAATTGAGCTCTATACAGAGCTGGCAGAAAATCCCAATAAAGATTTTGGCTGGGACAAAGGTTTAGCAAACGCAAAAGCGCACGGTTATAAAGAGGAATGGATCAAGGCTCTTCCACATGAGATCTGGCAATATTGTGCTGCTGTCGGTAATCCTTTTAATGAAGCTGATATAAAAGAAGGTGATACTGTTTTAGATCTAGGTTGCGGTGCTGGCGTAGATGTTTTAGTAGCACGGTTGCATGTTGGGCAAAAGGGAAAAGCATATGGAGTAGATATTACTCCAAAGATGGTTGAACTTGCATCTAAACATGTAAAAACAGCAGGTTTTGAAAATGTTGAGATCTTAGAAAGCAGTTTTGATTCTCTCGATCTTGAAGATGAGAGTGTGGATGTAGTTATATCAAATGGTGCTATTAACCTAACCTCTTGTAAAGAGTCTGTATTTGCAGAGATTTATCGTGTGTTAAAACCAAATGGGAAAATTTATTTCGCTGATATGATAGATATTTCTGAGCCATCATGTTGTAATGTCGAGCAAAGCTTATGTTGTGAAAGTTCTGGTGAAGAAGATTGGGCAAATTGTGTAGCTGGAACACTGCATGAAAACGAACTTATAGAGTTGATTCAAAAATCTGGATTTAAAGATGTAGAGTGTACAGGGCATACGCACTATACAACGGCTGAAGCGACCAGAGGTGCGACATTTAGTGCTACAAAAATTCCTGCTGATGTGAGAAGAGAAAATCATTGGGATAGTTTATTTCAAAGTATAGATTACATGCAAGTACTTTGGCATCAAGTGCATCCCGGTAAATCTCTAGAACAGATCGAAGCCTTTGCGAAAAAAGATGACTGTATCATTGATGTAGGCTGCGGTGCATCTTTGCTGGTCGATCATTTGATCGCAAAAGGATATCGAAATATCTATCTGCTTGATGCAGCGAATGCATCTTTGGAGATCGTCAAAGATCGCCTCAAAGATGATGCGGACATTCCTATATATATATGTTCTGATATTGTCAACTTCCAACCGACACAAAAATGCAAAGTATGGCATGATAGGGCCATGTTCCATTTTCTGCTGAACAAACAAGACCGGATCAAATACTTTGACGTTTTGAATGATGCTTTACTTCCTGATGGTATGGCTATCATCAATACCTTTGCTACCGGAGGTGAAACCAAATGTGCCGGGTTGAACACTGCACAATATGACAGTAAAAAAATAGCCGAAGAACTCCCCAAAGGTTTATCTTTGGTAGATACAGAAAACTTTGATCATACCACGCCAAAACATACCAAACAAAAATATTGTTGTTTTTATATCAAGAAGGGTACAGTAGATCCCTAA
- a CDS encoding peptidylprolyl isomerase, which translates to MISWMQKHNKYLVWTIWVATIAFIGAGFVGWGSYNFGSKAGNVAKVGDIEIKQTKLNMVYSNLYNQYNQAMQGTLDDKQAQEMGLIKQAFARLATQAKILNFAKDLGIIVSDAEVAQKLQEIRAFQKDGVFVKEIYEGYLKSQRLRANAFEETLREELILEKTFSLLAVETLPLEEEAISAAMNVSDKLAYKVLTNDDLNFVIDEAKVKAYWEMQKENFLTPQMYELSIVWTQSKDTPVTDDEIKAHYNANSFNYTDETGKQLPFEEAKVLVTKDLKIKKTKKTAQKAYIAFKKGNLDSSEKITLPLGDDMLTEEVWSALKEKSVGDILKPKVVADAYATVKIENLVLPKVKTYEEAKKEVTLLYENQAKKEALLALAESTLDTFDQNDAIISDFVKLEENVNLNPLNTQESLQFLQKLFTSSKEKGIISVFDKVIVYNILEQKLVPMDVNQTAFVKETANKLKQSTFESNLIKMLDKQYPTEVYMGGLTN; encoded by the coding sequence ATGATTAGTTGGATGCAAAAACACAATAAATACCTGGTATGGACCATCTGGGTAGCAACCATCGCATTTATTGGTGCAGGTTTTGTAGGTTGGGGAAGTTACAATTTTGGTTCAAAAGCAGGGAATGTTGCCAAAGTCGGTGATATTGAGATCAAACAGACAAAACTCAACATGGTATACAGCAATCTATACAACCAATACAATCAAGCCATGCAAGGTACACTTGATGATAAACAAGCCCAAGAGATGGGACTGATCAAACAGGCATTTGCCAGATTGGCGACACAGGCTAAGATCTTGAACTTTGCAAAAGACCTGGGTATCATCGTTTCAGATGCTGAAGTAGCACAGAAACTACAAGAGATCAGAGCCTTCCAAAAAGACGGTGTTTTCGTGAAAGAGATCTATGAGGGTTACCTTAAAAGTCAAAGACTCAGAGCCAATGCCTTTGAAGAGACTCTCAGAGAAGAGCTCATACTGGAAAAGACCTTCTCACTACTTGCAGTGGAGACTTTGCCACTAGAAGAGGAAGCTATCTCTGCAGCTATGAATGTCAGTGACAAGTTGGCCTACAAAGTATTGACAAACGATGATCTCAACTTCGTTATCGATGAGGCAAAAGTGAAAGCCTACTGGGAGATGCAAAAAGAGAACTTTTTGACACCGCAAATGTATGAACTTTCTATCGTATGGACACAAAGTAAAGATACGCCTGTCACTGATGATGAAATAAAGGCTCACTATAATGCAAATAGCTTCAATTATACAGACGAAACAGGAAAACAACTTCCTTTCGAAGAGGCTAAAGTACTGGTAACAAAAGATCTCAAAATAAAGAAAACAAAAAAGACAGCACAAAAAGCATACATTGCATTTAAAAAAGGAAATCTTGACAGCAGTGAGAAGATCACACTCCCATTGGGTGATGATATGCTTACAGAAGAGGTATGGAGTGCATTGAAAGAAAAATCTGTAGGAGATATCCTCAAGCCTAAAGTCGTTGCAGATGCCTATGCCACTGTAAAAATAGAAAACCTTGTGTTACCGAAGGTAAAAACCTATGAAGAGGCAAAAAAAGAGGTGACACTGCTTTATGAAAACCAGGCGAAAAAAGAAGCGCTTTTAGCCTTGGCAGAGTCAACACTTGATACCTTTGATCAGAACGATGCGATCATCTCTGATTTTGTCAAATTGGAAGAAAATGTCAACCTAAATCCGTTAAATACACAAGAAAGTTTACAATTTTTACAAAAACTCTTTACATCATCAAAAGAAAAAGGTATCATAAGCGTATTCGATAAGGTTATAGTTTATAATATCTTAGAACAAAAACTGGTGCCTATGGATGTAAATCAGACAGCTTTTGTAAAAGAAACGGCAAATAAACTTAAACAGAGTACATTTGAATCGAATCTGATTAAGATGTTAGATAAACAATATCCTACAGAAGTCTACATGGGAGGGCTGACAAATTGA